TCCAGCGCCGCCCACTCGGCCTCGAGTCCCGACCCCGTCAGGCCGGTCATCCGCTCGTCACCACCCGCTCGCCCGCCCGCTCCCCCGCACGGGCACACCCTCGTCCGCGGAGCCGGACGACCGCGGGCCGGAGCCGCGTGGCTGTGGACGCCGCCCCGTCCGGACGGCTGTGGACGCACCGGCGGGCCCGGCCGCGGCCGATCCGCCCCGAGGGGGTGCCGCGGCGCGGGCCCGCGGGGCAGGATGGCCGCCATGCCCCCGAGCCCGCTGAGCGTGTGCTTCGTGTGCTCGGGCAACATCTGCCGCTCGCCCATGGGCGAGCTCGTCCTCACGCACCTCGTCGACGGCGCGGGCCTGCACGGGGAGGTGGTGGTGACCTCGGCGGGGACCGGCGACTGGCACATCGGCGAGCGCGCCGACTCCCGCACCCTCACCGCCCTCGCCGCGCGCGGGTACGACGGGAGCGCCCACCGGGCGCGGCTGTTCGACCCGCAGTGGCTGCCCGGCCTCGACCTCGTCCTCGCGCTCGACCGCGGTCACCAGCGCACCCTGCGCTCGTGGACGGCCAACGAGCAGGACCGGCGGAAGGTGCGGCTGCTGCGCTCCTTCGACCCGGAGGTGGCGGACGTCGCCGACCAGGCGGCCCTCGGCGCCGACATCGGCCGCCGGCTCGACGTGCCCGACCCCTACTACTCCGACCTCGACGCCTTCGACCTCGTGCTGGACCAGGTCGAGCGGGCGTGCGAGGGGCTCCTCGTGCACCTGCAGGACCACCTCGCGCGACGCGGGACCGGGCCGGACGGGACGGTCGCCTCGTGAGCGGGGGCCCGGAGGCCGCGGCGGGCGGCGAGGGCGCCGGGGAGCTCCTGCGCCTGGCCGACGACCCCGACGTGTTCGTCAAGCGCCGGGTCGACGCGCCGCCCGGCTTCTTCGCCGTCGAGGCCGCGGGCCTGCGGTGGCTGCAGGTGCCCGGCGGCGTCCGGGTCGTCGAGCCGGTGTCGGTCGAGGCGGAGGCGCTGGTCCTGCCGCGCCTGCCCGAGGTCCTGCCGACGCCCGAGGCGGCCGACGACCTGGGCCGCCGCCTCGCCGTCACGCACGCCGCCGGCGCCCCGCAGCTCGGCAGCCCGCCGGCCGGGTGGGACGGTGACGGCTTCATCGGCCCGCTCGTGCTGCCGATGCGTCCCGGCACCGACTGGGCCCCCTGGTACGCCGAGCACCGGCTGCTGCCGTACCTGCGGCGCGCCCACGACACCGGGGCGGTGACGGCGGACGGCTCCGCCACCATCGGCCGGGTGCTCGACCGGCTCGTCGCCGACCCGGGCGTGGCCGGGGAGCCGGAGCCCCCCGCCCGGCTCCACGGCGACCTGTGGAACGGCAACGTGCTCTGGACGGCCGGCGGGGTCGTGCTCGTCGACCCGGCCGCGCACGGCGGCCACCGCGAGACCGACCTCGCGATGCTCGCGCTGTTCGACCTGCCCCACCTGCAGCGCGTGCTCGCCGCCTACGACGACGCCGCTCCGCTGCAGCCGGGCTGGCAGGACCGGGTCGGCCTGCACCAGCTGCACCCGCTGCTGGTGCACGCGGTGCTGTTCGGCGGCGGCTACGGCGCGCAGGCGGTGGAGGTCGCCGGGCGCTGGGCCTGAGGGACCGGGGACGGTCGCGTCCGCCGGGTGCGGGAGGATTGCCGCCGTGAGCGAGCAGCCGCCGTCCCGCACCGCCGTCCGCCTGGCCGCCGAGCTCGGCGACGTCACCCTCAGCCCGCTCGACGGGCGCTACCGCCCGGCGGTCGAGGGGCTGCTCGAGCACCTGTCGGAGCCCGCGCTCAACCGCGAGCGGCTCCGCATCGAGGTCGCGTGGCTGCTGCACCTCACCAAGCGGCAGGTGCTGCCGGGCGTGCGGCGGCTGCGCGACGAGGAGGTCCACCGCCTCCACGGCATCGCGGCCGCGTTCGACGCCGACACCGTCGCGGAGCTCAAGGACATCGAGCGCGTGACCGTGCACGACGTCAAGGCCGTCGAGTACCTGCTCAAGGACCGCCTGCGCGGCAGCTCCCTGGAGGACGTCGCCGAGGTCGTCCACTTCGCGTGCACGAGCGAGGACGTCAACAACCTCGCGTACGCCCGGCTCGTCCAGCGCGCGGTGCGCGAGGTCTGGCTGCCCGCGGCCGGGGGCGTCGTGGAGCAGCTCGGCGGGATGGCGCGGCAGTACCGGGCCGTGCCGATGCTCGCGCGCACCCACGGGCAGCCCGCGACGCCGACGACGATGGGCAAGGAGCTCGCCGTGCTCACCCACCGGCTGCAGCGGCAGCTCGAGCGGGTCCGGCACGCCGACTACCTCGGCAAGATCAACGGCGCGACGGGCACGTACGCCGCGCACGTCGCGGCCGTGCCGGACGCGGACTGGGAGGACGTGGCCCGCGACTTCGTCGAGGGGCTCGGGCTCACGTGGAACCCGCTCACCACGCAGATCGAGCCGCACGACTGGCAGGCGGAGCTGTACGCCGACGTCGCGCGCTTCAACCGGGTGCTGCACAACCTCTGCACCGACGTGTGGACCTACATCTCGCAGGGCTACTTCACGCAGGTGACGACGGCGGGCTCGATCGGCTCGAGCACGATGCCCCACAAGGTCAACCCCATCCGCTTCGAGAACGCCGAGGCCAACCTCGAGCTGTCGAACGCGCTGCTCGACAGCCTCCAGCAGACGCTCGTGACGAGCCGGCTGCAGCGCGACCTCACCGACTCCACGACGCAGCGGAACATCGGCGTCGCGCTCGGGCACGCCCTCGTCGCCCTCGACAACGTGGCGCGCGGTCTCGCGGGCCTCGACGTCGACACGGCCGTGCTCGACGCCGACCTCGAGGGGTCGTGGGAGGTGCTCGGGGAGGCCGTGCAGACCGTCATGCGCCTGCACGGGCTGCCGAACCCGTACGAGCGGCTCAAGGACCTCACCCGCGGGCAGCGCGTCGACGGCCCCGCGATGGCGGAGTTCGTGCGCGGCCTCGGCCTGCCCGCCGAGGCGGAGCAGCGGCTGCTCGCGCTGACCCCGCAGGGCTACACCGGCCTCGCCGACGCGCTCGTCGACCACCTCGAGCCGTCGTGGCACCCGGACGACGACGGCCTCGACGCCCTGGAGGCCGGCGACTGAGGACGGCGCCCGCGCCGGGGCCGCTCACTGCAGGGCCGAGGACAGCCGCGCGACGTTGTCGAACAGCTGCTCCCGGCCGGGGCGGCGCAGCCACTCGCCGAGGGTGAGCTCCCGGGAGACCGCGCGGTAGCCGTCCTCGACCCGGCGCAGGTCGTCGCAGAAGCCGCGCCCGTGCACGAGCAGGGTCGCCTCGAGGTCGAGGCTGAACGAGCGCATGTCGAGGTTCGAGGAGCCGACGACCGACACCTGGTCGTCGACCGTCATGTGCTTGGCGTGCAGCACGTACGGCGGCGGGTAGCGGTGGATGCGCACCCCGGAGCGCAGCAGCTGCTCGTAGTACGAGCGCTGCGCGTGGTGCACGACGAACTGGTCGCCCTCCTCGGGCACGAACAGCTCGACGTCGACCCCGCGCAGCGCGGCGGCGGTGACGGCGTACAGCAGCGACTCGTCCGGCACGAAGTAGGGGCTCGTGATGCTCACGCGCGAGCGGGCCGCGTACAGCAGCGAGTTGAACAGCCGCAGGTTGTTCTCGTGCTCGAACCCCGGTCCGCTCGGCACCACCTGGCAGCTGAGCGGGCCGTGCTCCTCCGCGAGCAGCTCGGCGTCCGTCGAGCTGCCGACCCCGCCGGGCAGCGCGTCCGGCGTCTCGACGTCGAGCAGCTCGTCGGTCTCGGAGAACCAGTCGGTGGCGAAGACCGCGTCGAGCTCCTGCACGACCGGGCCGCTCACGCGCACCATGAGGTCCTGCCACTGCAGCCCGCGGCGGAGGTTCGCCCGGCGGTTGTAGGAGCGGTCGACGAGGTTCTGCGAGCCCACCCAGCCGACGCGGCCGTCCACGACGACGACCTTGCGGTGGTTGCGCAGGTCGGGGCGCTGGTAGCGGCCGAACCACGGCTGCACCGGCAGCATGAGCCGCCACAGCACGCCCGCCTCCCGCAGCCGCCGCAGGGTCCTGCGGTAGCCGGGCGAGCGCCACGAGCCGACGTGGTCCAGCAGCACCCGCACCGTCACGCCGCGCGCGACGGCGGCGGCGAGGGCGTCGAAGAACGGCTCGGTCGTGCGGTCGAGGGCGAGGATGTAGAACTCGACGTGGACGAAGTCGCGCGCGGCGCCGACGTCGGCCGTCATGGCGCGGATCGTCGCGTCGTAGCCGGTCCAGATGCGGGCGTCGTTGCCGTGGAGCATGGGCATGGCGCCGATGCGCTGGTTGAGCCGCACGACCGGGTCGAGCCAGTCCGGCCCGGGCGCCCGCTCGAGGCCGATGCCGTGCTCGCGCGTGCGCTCGCTGATGAGCCGGTCGACGTTGCGCTGCTTGTCCCGTCGGACCTTGGGCAGGGCGGGGCTGCCGATGAGGAAGAACGCGAGCAGACCCGCGAAGGGCACGAGGACGATCGCGATGATCCACGCCGTCGCCGAGGACGGCCGGCGGTTCTTGGGCACGACGACGAGCATCGTGAGCACCGCGAACACCCCGAGGGCGAGCAGGCCCAGGCCCGCCAGGGTCAGCAGCACGTCGCCGGCGTCCCACCCGTCGCCGTCCGGCCCCGCGCTCACGCGCGGGTCCGCGCCGTCGGCACGGGCACCGCGGGCGCCTGCCCGGCGCGTGAGCGGCCGCGCACGCGGGCGAGGCCGTCCGCGGCGGCGGCACGGGTCATCGCGACGGCGGGGGCGCCGGACATGACGGCGACGTCCTCGGCGACGTGCGTCGCACCGTCGAGGAAGCGCAGCACCCGCGTCGCGGGCTGCCGGCGGAACAGGCGCACGAAGAACGCCGGTCCGTCGACGAGGCCGTCCTCCAGCGCGCGCAGCTGCACGGCGTCGAACCAGCGGTGCCGGCGCGGGTACGGCGCGGGCAGGTGCAGCGGGGCCGTGCCCGCGAGCGCCCCCCGCTCGAGGAGGTCGGTGACGGCGCGCGCGTCGCGCAGCATGGCGGAGAAGGTGTAGCCGGTGGACCCGCGGGTCGCGCCGCCCGCGGTGCCGAGCCGGAGCACCCGCGGCCCGGCGGAGCGGGCGAAGCGGGCGTCCGTCATGGGGATCGCCCCGGTCTCCACGTGCTCCGGCTGCACGCCGGCGGCGACCCCGAGCCGGTCGAGGTAGGCGCGCAGCGCCCGGTCGTACCCGGCGTCGTCGAGACGCGCCGGGGAGAACTCGGTGTACTCCGCGAGGGCCCGGCCGTCCGGCAGCGGCAGCACGTAGCCGAAGGACAGCCCGCGCTCCGGCTGCGGGGTGCGGAAGTCCATGAGCTCGGCGACGGCCGGGTCGAGCCCGGGCACGGCGCCGGCGGGCAGCGTCCAGCCGCGGAAGTGCTGCCACCAGAACACCGACCCCGGCCGGGCGGGCCGCACGGGCCGGGAGTCCAGGACGAGCCGCGCGCGGGCGGAGCCGCCCGGCCACGACACGTCGACGGTGCCGTCGGGGCGCTCGTCCAGCGCGGTGACCGCCGCGGTGACGTGCTCGACGGCCAGGCCCGGCGCGGTCGTGAGCCGCTGCTCGACGTGCTCGGCCAGGTCGGCGGAGCGCACGAGGCGGTAGCGCAGGGGGTCGAGGTCGAGCACGAGGTCGTGCCTGGCGTCGCGCACCCGCACGTGGCGCCACGCGGCGGCGACCACCGGCTCGAGCAGGGTGTCGGGCTCGCCCCACGAGCACCACGTGCGGTGCGCCGCCTCGGTGTCGTGCGGGTCGACGGGGTCGACGACGAGAACACGGAGCGGGCCGGGCAGCCGGCCGGCGTGGGCGGCGCCGGCGAGGGCGAGCAGCACGGTCCGGGCCGCCCCGCCACCGCCCGCCAGGAGCACGTCGACCCGCTGGGGGGGCGGGGCGGTGGGGGTCACGCGGTCAGTATCGCGGCGGGCGGCACCGGCCGCTCAGCCGTCCTCGACCGGGCGGGCGGGCCCGGTCGGGCGGACCCGCACCCGCTCGATGCGCCGGCCGTCCATGGCGACGACCTCGAGCTCGTGGGTGGGCGTGCTGACGCGGTCCCCGACGCGGGCGACGCGGCCGAGCTCGCGCAGCACGAAGCCCGCGACCGTCTCGAACCCCTGCGCGGGCACGACGAGGCCGGGCACGTGCTCGGGCACGTCGTCGACGTGGAGCAGGCCGTCGAGGTCGACGACGCCCTCCGGCAGCCCCGACGCCGGGCCGGGCGCCGGGTCGTACTCGTCGCGGATGTCGCCGAGCACCTCCTCGACGAGGTCCTCCAGCGTGACGATGCCGGCGTTGCCGCCGTACTCGTCGACGACGACGGCGAGGTGGACCGCGGCCCGGCGCATCGTGCTCATGGCCGCGAGCACCGGCAGGCTCTCGGGCAGGAAGGGCACCCGGCGGACCACGTCGCGCAGCGGGCGCCCGCCGCGGCCCGCCCGGACCGCGCCGTACAGGTCGCGGACGTGGACGAAGCCGAGGACGTCGTCGACCGTGTCCCCCACGACCGGGTAGCGCGAGTGCGGCCGGCCGGTCGCCTCGTCGAGCGCCGCGTCGACGGTCTGGTCGACGGCCAGGACGACGACCTCGGTGCGGGGCACGAGCACGTCGCGGACGGCCTTGTCGGCGAGCTCGAGCGCCTCGCTCACGATGCGGCGCTCGTCCGGGTCGAGCGCCTCGTGGTCGCGGACGAGCGAGCGCAGCTCCTCCTCGCCGATCTCCTCACGGCTCGCGGCGGGGTCGCCGCCGAGCAGCCGCACGACGCCGTCCGTCGCGCGACCGAGCAGCCAGATGACGGGCCGCAGCAGCCGGGCGACGAGGTCGAGCGGACCCGCGACGAGCAGGGACAGGCCCTCGGCCCGCTGCAGGGCGAGCCGCTTGGGGGCGAGCTCGCCGAGCACGAGCGAGGCCGCGGCGACCACGAGGGTGACGGCGACGAACGCCGTCGTGCCCGCCGCCGCCTCGCTGAGGCCGAGCTCCTCCAGCGACGGCGCGATCGCGGGGGCGATGGTCGCCGCGCCGAAGGAGGCGGAGAAGAAGCCGGTGACGGTGACGCCCACCTGCACCGCCGACAGGAACCGGTTCGGGTCGGCCGCGAGCCGGGCGACGCGCTCGCCGCGCGCACCGCGGCGGCGCAGGCCGTCGATCTGGCTGTCGCGCAGCGAGACGAGCGCGATCTCGCTGCCCGCGAAGACGCCGCCGACGAGGATGAAGGCGAGCACGAGGAGCGCGTCGGTGAGGACGCCGTTCACGGGGCGCGCCGGCGGGGGCGGCTCGCCGCGAGGGCGACCGCGGCGAAGATGACGACGGCCGCGACGAGCTCGACGGCGCCGGGGCGCCCGGCCGCGGTCGGGAACAGCTCGTCGAGGGCGATGGACCCGACGAGCTGTCCGGCGGTGTTGCCGAGCCCGAGCACGAGCACGCCGAGGGTCCGCACGAGCAGCGCCGCGAGCACGATGAAGCTGACCCCGATGGGGCCGGACAGGTACAGCCACCACTGCTCCGCCGGCGGCGGGAGCGCGGGCCGGGCGGTGCCGACGAGCACGAGGCGGGCGAGGACGAGCGTCGTGAGCCCGACGGTGAAGTTGACCACCCCGGCGACCCACGGCGAGCCGGCGTGCACGGCGACGTGCCCGTTCACGGCCTGCTGCGCGGCCGTCAGGGACCCGGCCACGAAGGCGAGCAGCAGCGCCCCCACCAGCGCGAGGACCGGGGCGCCGCCACCCTCGCCGAGGCCGCCCGACACGCTGAGGGTGACCCCGCCGACCGCCAGCAGCGCGCCGAGCACCCGCCGGGGCGTCCACGGCCGCACCCCGTTCGGCGACAGCCCGACCCGGTCGACGACCAGGCCCGCGACCGTGACGCCGGCGACGATGGTGACGGTGAAGACCGCGACGCCGAGGGCCGGGACGGCGACGCCCTGGCTCGTGACGAGGGTCGCGCCCCCCGCGCCGCCGAGCAGCTGCCACCAGCGCAGACGGCCGTGGCGCAGCGAGGAGCCCACGGCGCGCAGCCCACGCCGGCCGCGGGGGGTGAGGAGGGCGCCGGTCGTCACGACGGCGAGGCCGATGCCGAAGGACAGGATCGCGGTGTCGAGACCCGCGGCGACCCGCTCGCTCGCGAGGCCCGCCCAGCCCGGGGCGGCGACGGCCGGCGGCACCATCCGCGGGGAGAGCTCGCCGTTGACCCGCGACTGCGACGCGACCCCGATCCCGACGAGGACGGTCGACACCAGCGAGACGACGACGACCGCACGGTGCCGCAGCCGCTCGCGGGGGGTGAGGGCGCTGTCGTCGACCGGGCCGGGACGCGGACCGGGCGCAGCCGCCTCGGTACGTGCCACCCACCCAGGGTAGGTGCCGGTCAGTCCTGCTTCGCGCGGCCCCAGCCGTGCCAGCGCTCCACCTCGAGGTGGCACACGACGCGCGGCCGGTCACGGACGGCGTACTCGTTGCCGGTGTAGTGCCGTGCGAGCCGGTCGATGCCCTCGAGCCCGACGTCGTCGGTGATGGGGCCGACCCGGCCCTGGACGCTCACGTGCGTGTACCAGTCGTCGGCCGCGAGGACCGTCAACGAGACGCGGGGGTCGCGGCGCAGGTGCTCGATCCGGGCCCGCGCGGCGTCCAGGCCGAGCAGGACCCGGCCGTCGTCCTCCAGCAGGTACCAGGTGGCGACGGTCACGGGTCGGCCGTCCTTGCCGAGCGTCGCCATGACGGCGGGGTTCGGGCGGCGCAGCAGCTCGGTGACGTCGTCGGGCAGGGGCGGGACGGGCACGGGTCCTCCAGGTGGGTGGTGGCGGCGGGGCTCGGGCAGCCACAACGACACCACGGACGGGGCCCGTCGGCGCTGTGGCGCACGGCACGAGGTTGTCGGTGTCGTCGTGGCGCCGCCTACCCTGAGCGCGACATGTCCTCTCCCCCGACCGCCCGGCGCAGCCGCGGCCGGCGCCGCGAGCGGGAGCCCCTCGACAAGCGCCTGGCCCGCCAGGCCGACCGCCTCGAGGCCGCGCAC
This genomic stretch from Aquipuribacter sp. SD81 harbors:
- a CDS encoding low molecular weight protein-tyrosine-phosphatase; this translates as MPPSPLSVCFVCSGNICRSPMGELVLTHLVDGAGLHGEVVVTSAGTGDWHIGERADSRTLTALAARGYDGSAHRARLFDPQWLPGLDLVLALDRGHQRTLRSWTANEQDRRKVRLLRSFDPEVADVADQAALGADIGRRLDVPDPYYSDLDAFDLVLDQVERACEGLLVHLQDHLARRGTGPDGTVAS
- a CDS encoding fructosamine kinase family protein — encoded protein: MSGGPEAAAGGEGAGELLRLADDPDVFVKRRVDAPPGFFAVEAAGLRWLQVPGGVRVVEPVSVEAEALVLPRLPEVLPTPEAADDLGRRLAVTHAAGAPQLGSPPAGWDGDGFIGPLVLPMRPGTDWAPWYAEHRLLPYLRRAHDTGAVTADGSATIGRVLDRLVADPGVAGEPEPPARLHGDLWNGNVLWTAGGVVLVDPAAHGGHRETDLAMLALFDLPHLQRVLAAYDDAAPLQPGWQDRVGLHQLHPLLVHAVLFGGGYGAQAVEVAGRWA
- the purB gene encoding adenylosuccinate lyase — translated: MSEQPPSRTAVRLAAELGDVTLSPLDGRYRPAVEGLLEHLSEPALNRERLRIEVAWLLHLTKRQVLPGVRRLRDEEVHRLHGIAAAFDADTVAELKDIERVTVHDVKAVEYLLKDRLRGSSLEDVAEVVHFACTSEDVNNLAYARLVQRAVREVWLPAAGGVVEQLGGMARQYRAVPMLARTHGQPATPTTMGKELAVLTHRLQRQLERVRHADYLGKINGATGTYAAHVAAVPDADWEDVARDFVEGLGLTWNPLTTQIEPHDWQAELYADVARFNRVLHNLCTDVWTYISQGYFTQVTTAGSIGSSTMPHKVNPIRFENAEANLELSNALLDSLQQTLVTSRLQRDLTDSTTQRNIGVALGHALVALDNVARGLAGLDVDTAVLDADLEGSWEVLGEAVQTVMRLHGLPNPYERLKDLTRGQRVDGPAMAEFVRGLGLPAEAEQRLLALTPQGYTGLADALVDHLEPSWHPDDDGLDALEAGD
- the cls gene encoding cardiolipin synthase, which gives rise to MSAGPDGDGWDAGDVLLTLAGLGLLALGVFAVLTMLVVVPKNRRPSSATAWIIAIVLVPFAGLLAFFLIGSPALPKVRRDKQRNVDRLISERTREHGIGLERAPGPDWLDPVVRLNQRIGAMPMLHGNDARIWTGYDATIRAMTADVGAARDFVHVEFYILALDRTTEPFFDALAAAVARGVTVRVLLDHVGSWRSPGYRRTLRRLREAGVLWRLMLPVQPWFGRYQRPDLRNHRKVVVVDGRVGWVGSQNLVDRSYNRRANLRRGLQWQDLMVRVSGPVVQELDAVFATDWFSETDELLDVETPDALPGGVGSSTDAELLAEEHGPLSCQVVPSGPGFEHENNLRLFNSLLYAARSRVSITSPYFVPDESLLYAVTAAALRGVDVELFVPEEGDQFVVHHAQRSYYEQLLRSGVRIHRYPPPYVLHAKHMTVDDQVSVVGSSNLDMRSFSLDLEATLLVHGRGFCDDLRRVEDGYRAVSRELTLGEWLRRPGREQLFDNVARLSSALQ
- a CDS encoding lycopene cyclase family protein, whose protein sequence is MTPTAPPPQRVDVLLAGGGGAARTVLLALAGAAHAGRLPGPLRVLVVDPVDPHDTEAAHRTWCSWGEPDTLLEPVVAAAWRHVRVRDARHDLVLDLDPLRYRLVRSADLAEHVEQRLTTAPGLAVEHVTAAVTALDERPDGTVDVSWPGGSARARLVLDSRPVRPARPGSVFWWQHFRGWTLPAGAVPGLDPAVAELMDFRTPQPERGLSFGYVLPLPDGRALAEYTEFSPARLDDAGYDRALRAYLDRLGVAAGVQPEHVETGAIPMTDARFARSAGPRVLRLGTAGGATRGSTGYTFSAMLRDARAVTDLLERGALAGTAPLHLPAPYPRRHRWFDAVQLRALEDGLVDGPAFFVRLFRRQPATRVLRFLDGATHVAEDVAVMSGAPAVAMTRAAAADGLARVRGRSRAGQAPAVPVPTARTRA
- a CDS encoding hemolysin family protein; the encoded protein is MNGVLTDALLVLAFILVGGVFAGSEIALVSLRDSQIDGLRRRGARGERVARLAADPNRFLSAVQVGVTVTGFFSASFGAATIAPAIAPSLEELGLSEAAAGTTAFVAVTLVVAAASLVLGELAPKRLALQRAEGLSLLVAGPLDLVARLLRPVIWLLGRATDGVVRLLGGDPAASREEIGEEELRSLVRDHEALDPDERRIVSEALELADKAVRDVLVPRTEVVVLAVDQTVDAALDEATGRPHSRYPVVGDTVDDVLGFVHVRDLYGAVRAGRGGRPLRDVVRRVPFLPESLPVLAAMSTMRRAAVHLAVVVDEYGGNAGIVTLEDLVEEVLGDIRDEYDPAPGPASGLPEGVVDLDGLLHVDDVPEHVPGLVVPAQGFETVAGFVLRELGRVARVGDRVSTPTHELEVVAMDGRRIERVRVRPTGPARPVEDG
- a CDS encoding DMT family transporter is translated as MARTEAAAPGPRPGPVDDSALTPRERLRHRAVVVVSLVSTVLVGIGVASQSRVNGELSPRMVPPAVAAPGWAGLASERVAAGLDTAILSFGIGLAVVTTGALLTPRGRRGLRAVGSSLRHGRLRWWQLLGGAGGATLVTSQGVAVPALGVAVFTVTIVAGVTVAGLVVDRVGLSPNGVRPWTPRRVLGALLAVGGVTLSVSGGLGEGGGAPVLALVGALLLAFVAGSLTAAQQAVNGHVAVHAGSPWVAGVVNFTVGLTTLVLARLVLVGTARPALPPPAEQWWLYLSGPIGVSFIVLAALLVRTLGVLVLGLGNTAGQLVGSIALDELFPTAAGRPGAVELVAAVVIFAAVALAASRPRRRAP
- a CDS encoding TIGR03618 family F420-dependent PPOX class oxidoreductase, with protein sequence MPVPPLPDDVTELLRRPNPAVMATLGKDGRPVTVATWYLLEDDGRVLLGLDAARARIEHLRRDPRVSLTVLAADDWYTHVSVQGRVGPITDDVGLEGIDRLARHYTGNEYAVRDRPRVVCHLEVERWHGWGRAKQD